In Reinekea thalattae, a genomic segment contains:
- a CDS encoding efflux RND transporter periplasmic adaptor subunit, translating to MILTKLAKYGSCLLLPFLLLSCNAPPELERPPIPVHVDTLTLSPSLLRLTKELPGRISALKEAEVRPQVTGIVTARLFEEGSFVNRGDVLYTIDPMSYQATVNSARAQLEKAKANESTAKKLVERYQALLTNKLTSQELYDDAVSAYQQAKAEVAIYQAALDNANIELSYTEIKAPISGTIGLSEVSEGSLVSSGQASYMTTITQSDQVYIDMQQSSLSLYKLRQEYSEPDGNKDIQIPVDVALEDGTLYDKQGYLTFSDTHVSDSTGSVTLRALVPNDNKFLLPGMFVRATISMPNEKEYLVVPQSAVVRSQSGEPSVFIVNDDNVTEKKSVVLGAEVDTGWVVEQGLNFGDNVVITNLNQMKNDLNVIIDSKTDNNGDVAYSVQPTTHN from the coding sequence ATGATCTTGACTAAACTAGCGAAATACGGCTCTTGCCTACTGCTTCCGTTTTTATTACTTAGCTGTAATGCGCCACCAGAACTTGAACGCCCACCAATACCGGTGCACGTTGATACACTCACTTTATCGCCTTCGCTGCTGCGCTTAACCAAGGAGCTTCCAGGACGCATATCGGCGTTAAAAGAAGCCGAAGTGCGGCCTCAAGTTACCGGCATTGTCACTGCGCGTTTATTTGAAGAAGGCAGCTTTGTAAACCGTGGCGATGTGCTTTATACAATCGACCCGATGAGCTACCAAGCAACGGTCAACAGTGCCCGCGCTCAATTAGAAAAGGCCAAGGCTAACGAAAGCACCGCAAAAAAATTGGTAGAACGCTATCAGGCTTTATTAACCAACAAGCTAACCAGCCAAGAGCTTTATGATGATGCGGTTTCTGCTTACCAACAGGCCAAAGCAGAAGTTGCCATTTACCAAGCAGCGCTGGATAACGCCAACATTGAGCTTTCATACACTGAAATTAAAGCGCCAATATCTGGCACGATTGGCTTATCAGAGGTTTCTGAAGGTTCGTTAGTAAGTTCTGGCCAAGCGTCTTACATGACAACCATTACCCAATCTGATCAGGTTTATATCGACATGCAGCAGTCGTCTCTGTCGCTGTATAAACTGCGCCAAGAATATTCTGAGCCCGACGGTAACAAAGACATTCAAATCCCGGTCGACGTAGCCTTAGAAGATGGCACCCTTTACGATAAACAGGGTTACCTGACCTTTTCTGACACTCACGTCAGTGACTCAACAGGCAGTGTGACACTGCGTGCGCTAGTGCCTAACGACAATAAATTTTTACTCCCGGGTATGTTTGTACGCGCCACCATTTCTATGCCAAACGAAAAAGAATACTTAGTGGTTCCTCAGTCTGCTGTTGTACGCAGTCAATCTGGTGAACCCTCGGTGTTTATTGTTAATGATGACAACGTAACAGAAAAAAAATCGGTCGTTCTTGGCGCAGAAGTCGACACTGGCTGGGTCGTTGAACAGGGACTTAATTTCGGTGATAACGTGGTTATTACTAACTTAAACCAAATGAAAAATGACCTAAACGTTATTATCGATTCAAAGACCGATAATAACGGTGACGTTGCCTACAGCGTGCAACCAACCACTCACAATTAG
- a CDS encoding efflux RND transporter permease subunit, with protein sequence MSRFFIDRPIFAWVIAIVIMLAGITSIMTLPVAQYPTIAPPSIQISASYPGASAKTIEDSVTQVIEQSMTGLDNLLYMSSTSDSSGSASITLTFSADTDPDIAQVQVQNNLQQATSRLPAAVQSQGTTVKKSSSGFMSVTNFYSPDGTMGAADIHDYVNSNIKDIISRVTGVGEATVFGPSYAMRIWLDPVKLSGYSLTPSDISAALEEQNSQVTVGQLGGTPATDTQLINAPITAQSLLTTTTEFENILIKVDESGSQIRLKDIARVELGSEDSSLIPAYNGYEASGIAVTLASGANSLDTQTAVDEKLAELSKSFPEGLVMAKATDTNNFIRLSIHEVVKTLFEAIVLVFFVMLLFLQNFRATLIPTIAVPVVLLGTFAIMAALGFTINTLTMFGMVLAIGLLVDDAIVVVENVERIMREEQLSALEATKKSMSQISSALIGIAMVLSVVFIPMAFMSGSTGAIYRQFSLTIVSAMLLSVLVALVLTPVLCATLLKPIDHDANSGIFGLFNRLFNRSLTGYRSSIKHVLKRPLRFGLIYIALLGGCAYIYSSLPSSFLPNEDQGDFLVMATLPNGSTLRETADVMKDVSAYFQEYEADNVSAAFTASGFSFSGKGQNAAMGFIGLKDWSERTGEGQDVDSIIQRTMIHFSSYKKASVFAFNSPPIRELGTSTGFDFYLEDVGNLSHDELIALRNQLIGQMSQSPVLQKVRPNGLEDSAQLYLDIDYEKAKVLGIEISDINNTLSIAWGSSYVNDFIDRGRSKKVYLQADAEYRMTPEDIDLWYVRNNQGEMVPFSAFTTSYWAQGSPQLIRFNGNSAVEIVGEAADGYSTGDAMNEITRIAAELSNDIQVSWTGMSYQELQSQGQAPILYSVSLLMVFLCLAALYESWSIPISIILVVPLGVLGALAAILLRGMENDIYFQVGLLTTIGLSAKNAILIVEFAKELYDKGIDLVDATIQACEMRLRPIIMTSFAFILGVTPMVISTGAGANARNALGTSVMGGMIAATILVVYFAPLFFVMIVKLARRGNNKESANAN encoded by the coding sequence ATGTCTCGTTTTTTTATTGATAGACCCATTTTTGCCTGGGTAATCGCTATCGTTATCATGCTTGCAGGCATAACGTCTATTATGACCTTGCCGGTTGCTCAATACCCAACCATTGCACCGCCATCAATCCAGATTAGCGCTTCTTATCCGGGGGCTTCGGCTAAAACCATTGAAGACAGTGTGACTCAAGTAATCGAGCAAAGCATGACTGGGCTTGATAACTTGCTTTATATGTCGTCAACCAGTGACTCCTCTGGCAGCGCATCCATTACCCTAACCTTCAGTGCTGATACCGATCCAGACATTGCTCAGGTTCAGGTTCAAAACAATTTGCAACAGGCCACCAGCCGACTTCCGGCTGCGGTTCAGAGCCAAGGTACAACGGTTAAGAAAAGCAGCTCAGGCTTTATGTCGGTGACGAACTTTTATTCACCTGACGGTACTATGGGTGCTGCCGATATTCACGATTACGTTAATTCGAATATCAAAGATATTATCAGCCGAGTTACAGGTGTCGGCGAAGCGACAGTATTTGGACCATCTTATGCAATGCGTATTTGGCTCGATCCAGTAAAGCTTAGCGGCTACTCACTGACGCCTTCCGATATTTCAGCAGCGCTTGAGGAACAAAATAGCCAAGTCACGGTTGGTCAATTAGGCGGTACGCCAGCAACCGATACGCAACTCATTAATGCGCCGATAACCGCCCAGAGCCTTTTAACCACCACAACAGAATTCGAAAATATTCTTATTAAAGTGGATGAAAGCGGCTCTCAAATTCGCCTCAAAGATATCGCACGAGTCGAATTAGGCAGTGAAGACTCCAGCCTTATTCCAGCCTACAACGGTTACGAAGCCTCTGGTATTGCCGTCACCCTTGCTTCTGGTGCGAACTCGCTGGATACACAAACGGCGGTCGATGAAAAACTCGCCGAGTTGTCTAAAAGCTTCCCCGAAGGCTTGGTCATGGCCAAAGCTACCGATACCAATAACTTTATTCGACTGTCTATTCATGAAGTAGTGAAGACATTATTCGAAGCCATTGTGTTGGTATTTTTTGTCATGCTGCTCTTTTTACAAAACTTTAGAGCAACGCTGATTCCAACCATTGCGGTTCCGGTTGTTTTGTTAGGTACCTTTGCGATTATGGCCGCGCTTGGTTTTACCATTAATACGCTGACCATGTTCGGCATGGTATTAGCCATCGGCTTACTAGTTGATGATGCTATTGTGGTGGTCGAAAACGTTGAACGTATCATGCGTGAAGAGCAGCTCTCTGCGTTAGAGGCGACAAAAAAATCGATGAGCCAAATAAGCAGCGCCTTAATCGGCATTGCCATGGTGCTTTCTGTTGTGTTTATCCCGATGGCCTTTATGTCTGGCTCAACTGGTGCTATTTATCGCCAATTTTCACTCACTATTGTCTCCGCCATGCTGCTCTCTGTATTGGTGGCCTTAGTCCTTACGCCGGTACTGTGTGCAACACTGTTAAAGCCTATCGATCACGATGCAAACTCGGGTATTTTTGGGCTGTTTAACCGCTTATTTAATCGCTCATTAACCGGCTATCGCTCATCCATTAAGCACGTACTAAAACGCCCACTACGCTTTGGTTTAATTTACATCGCGCTACTCGGCGGCTGTGCTTATATCTACTCTTCATTGCCTAGTTCCTTTTTACCTAATGAGGATCAGGGCGACTTTTTAGTTATGGCTACATTGCCAAATGGCTCCACGCTACGAGAAACCGCCGATGTCATGAAGGACGTTAGCGCCTATTTCCAAGAGTATGAAGCCGACAACGTCAGCGCTGCATTTACCGCTTCTGGGTTCAGCTTTTCTGGCAAAGGGCAAAATGCGGCCATGGGTTTTATCGGCCTAAAAGATTGGTCTGAACGAACCGGCGAAGGTCAGGACGTTGACTCCATTATTCAACGTACCATGATTCATTTTTCAAGCTATAAAAAAGCCTCCGTGTTCGCCTTTAACAGCCCTCCAATACGAGAGCTTGGAACCTCAACAGGCTTCGATTTTTATTTAGAAGACGTTGGCAACTTAAGCCACGATGAACTGATCGCACTGCGTAATCAGCTTATTGGCCAGATGTCCCAAAGCCCGGTATTGCAAAAGGTTCGACCTAACGGCCTAGAAGACAGCGCTCAGCTGTATTTGGATATCGATTACGAAAAAGCCAAAGTACTCGGCATAGAAATTAGCGATATCAATAACACCCTTTCAATTGCCTGGGGCTCATCCTATGTAAATGATTTCATTGATCGTGGCCGTTCTAAAAAGGTGTACTTACAAGCAGACGCCGAATACCGAATGACGCCAGAAGATATCGACCTATGGTATGTGCGCAACAATCAGGGCGAAATGGTGCCCTTCTCAGCATTTACCACCTCTTACTGGGCACAGGGTTCGCCGCAGTTGATCCGCTTTAATGGTAATTCTGCCGTTGAGATTGTTGGTGAAGCTGCCGACGGTTACAGCACCGGTGACGCCATGAATGAAATTACTCGTATCGCGGCCGAGCTTTCTAATGATATACAGGTCAGTTGGACAGGCATGTCTTATCAGGAGCTGCAATCGCAAGGCCAAGCGCCGATTCTTTACAGCGTTTCCCTGCTGATGGTGTTTTTATGCTTAGCAGCCTTATATGAAAGCTGGAGCATTCCAATATCGATTATCTTAGTGGTACCGCTCGGCGTATTAGGAGCACTTGCCGCCATTCTGCTCAGAGGCATGGAAAACGACATCTACTTCCAAGTCGGCCTGTTAACTACCATTGGTCTGTCTGCTAAAAATGCGATCTTGATTGTTGAGTTCGCCAAAGAGCTGTACGACAAGGGTATCGATCTTGTTGATGCCACCATACAGGCCTGTGAAATGCGACTTCGCCCCATTATCATGACCTCGTTCGCCTTTATTCTTGGTGTCACACCTATGGTTATTAGTACCGGCGCAGGCGCCAACGCACGTAACGCCTTAGGCACCTCGGTTATGGGCGGGATGATCGCAGCAACGATCTTAGTGGTTTATTTTGCGCCGCTGTTTTTTGTCATGATCGTCAAGCTAGCTCGCCGCGGCAACAATAAAGAAAGCGCTAACGCGAACTAG
- a CDS encoding RidA family protein, with protein MTIITVNPKTLYDATPNGMSQATISTEHGLVFVSGQVDWSVEHEISANSIAGQARAAFENLKLALEAAGSSLNHLLQVRIYVRGEVSEYMAELGPVLKEYLESSKPALTGVGVSSLAAPELLIEIEAVACRA; from the coding sequence ATGACAATAATCACTGTAAACCCAAAAACCCTTTATGATGCAACACCCAATGGTATGTCTCAGGCAACGATTTCAACCGAGCATGGGTTGGTTTTTGTATCTGGTCAGGTCGATTGGAGTGTCGAGCATGAAATTTCCGCAAACAGCATAGCAGGCCAAGCTCGAGCCGCATTTGAGAACCTTAAGCTTGCATTAGAAGCAGCAGGGTCAAGCTTGAATCATCTTTTGCAAGTGCGCATATACGTGCGCGGTGAGGTCAGCGAATATATGGCCGAGCTAGGGCCAGTACTCAAAGAATACTTAGAAAGCTCAAAGCCTGCATTAACCGGCGTCGGCGTTAGCTCATTGGCCGCTCCAGAGCTGTTGATTGAAATCGAAGCCGTTGCTTGCAGAGCCTAG
- a CDS encoding LysR family transcriptional regulator: MLDNIELHHLKAFRQIYKLKNITAASEKLNTSQQALSVKLKKMRLEFCDQLFVKSGHGVVPTPYAKKIFPFVEAALDSIVQIPLPVDADPQLVEKVITISATDFLQQVVVTKLIAKLSVSAPGIKLILINIESSELVRKFSAGEIDLALTSQGYVPDGLLTDDLFVEQYRCVTSNEKLFQTSPVSLVDLTQHAFVVTNPSVPAFKGSADDWLRRKGYEREVAVSSSSFSMTKEIVKQTNYLAFLPSRLLPESGLIELQLESSPPGFQSVLAYHPSQAEDPVFAHIRNTIIDIVNDEVAQ, from the coding sequence ATGCTAGACAATATTGAACTTCACCATTTAAAAGCCTTTAGACAAATCTACAAGTTAAAAAATATTACCGCCGCAAGTGAAAAGTTAAATACATCGCAGCAAGCACTCAGCGTAAAGCTGAAAAAAATGCGGCTAGAATTTTGCGATCAGCTATTTGTAAAGTCTGGGCATGGCGTTGTGCCAACTCCCTACGCTAAAAAGATATTTCCATTTGTAGAGGCGGCGCTTGATAGCATTGTCCAAATACCTTTGCCGGTAGATGCCGACCCTCAATTGGTTGAAAAGGTTATCACCATATCCGCTACCGATTTTCTACAACAGGTGGTTGTAACCAAGTTGATTGCCAAGTTATCGGTCAGTGCGCCGGGCATTAAGTTGATCTTAATTAATATCGAATCGTCCGAGCTGGTGCGTAAGTTCAGTGCCGGGGAAATAGATTTAGCCTTAACCTCACAAGGTTATGTTCCTGATGGCCTGCTAACAGACGATTTGTTTGTTGAGCAGTATCGATGTGTTACATCAAATGAAAAGCTGTTTCAGACATCGCCTGTTAGCTTGGTAGATTTAACCCAACATGCCTTTGTGGTAACCAACCCGAGCGTGCCAGCCTTTAAAGGTTCTGCGGATGATTGGTTGCGCCGAAAAGGCTATGAGCGCGAGGTCGCGGTATCATCGTCGAGCTTTTCGATGACCAAAGAAATCGTTAAGCAGACCAATTATTTGGCATTTTTACCCTCTAGGCTATTGCCGGAGAGCGGCCTTATTGAATTGCAATTAGAAAGCTCACCGCCGGGCTTCCAATCTGTATTAGCCTATCACCCAAGTCAGGCCGAAGACCCTGTGTTTGCGCACATCAGAAACACCATCATAGATATTGTGAATGATGAAGTGGCTCAGTAG
- a CDS encoding DUF5677 domain-containing protein — translation MSLKVYIENWKKHLNHIDPIDACQKQIYGISKKLKPGENEKIKYTIMKLNMDYILYNINEINTNIIYCLRTKSYSTAEILSRSSCEFSANLMYVISGKDNDNAKSLLKDYHRNSKNNVKKWLEYAEENKLKEEVFAAKLKIKIVDIIRESMPSIFSGSIPRWPSTQEKFRSIGLESAYHHIFAPASNSTHSLSEDIYQLLYRESLPSEEKTESISAYFDEKASFAIYLSALVVGLFAECVARCCIKAERDDLLLDIITAAAPVNKIIEEHDEMVDDI, via the coding sequence ATGAGTTTAAAGGTTTATATAGAGAATTGGAAAAAGCACTTAAATCACATTGATCCTATTGATGCTTGTCAGAAGCAGATATATGGCATTTCTAAAAAGCTTAAACCCGGTGAAAACGAGAAAATAAAATATACTATTATGAAGCTGAACATGGATTATATTCTTTATAATATCAACGAAATAAACACGAATATTATTTATTGCTTAAGGACTAAATCGTATTCAACAGCAGAGATATTGTCTAGATCCTCATGTGAATTTTCAGCCAATTTAATGTATGTGATTTCTGGTAAAGATAATGATAACGCCAAGTCATTACTCAAAGATTATCATAGGAACTCAAAGAACAATGTAAAAAAATGGCTTGAGTATGCTGAGGAAAATAAATTAAAAGAAGAGGTCTTTGCAGCGAAATTAAAAATTAAAATAGTCGATATAATAAGAGAGTCTATGCCATCGATATTTTCTGGCTCGATACCTCGTTGGCCTAGTACTCAGGAAAAGTTTAGGTCTATTGGCTTAGAAAGTGCTTATCATCATATATTTGCCCCAGCATCAAACTCTACTCACTCGCTATCTGAGGATATATATCAACTTTTATATAGAGAGTCTTTACCATCTGAAGAAAAAACAGAAAGCATATCTGCCTACTTTGATGAAAAAGCTTCGTTTGCAATATATTTGTCTGCATTAGTTGTTGGCCTTTTTGCTGAATGTGTCGCTAGGTGCTGCATAAAGGCCGAACGAGATGATTTACTTTTAGATATAATTACTGCAGCGGCCCCCGTAAATAAAATCATTGAAGAGCATGATGAAATGGTTGACGATATTTAA